One region of Rhodocaloribacter litoris genomic DNA includes:
- the tssB gene encoding type VI secretion system contractile sheath small subunit — MAKSFQHEKPPARINLFLEVETGGAKKKVELPLRLLVMGDFLGREVDEDVADREIININKENFEDVMRSSNLNLEFTVADKLRGGDNEMKVQLHFDSMKSFSPEQVARQIPELDRLLAARNLLQDLRNRLISMGEFRRELEKVVKDEALREKLLSELGQLISEEEAASGDEEAS; from the coding sequence ATGGCGAAGAGCTTTCAACACGAGAAACCCCCGGCTCGCATCAACCTTTTCCTGGAAGTGGAAACGGGGGGGGCCAAGAAAAAAGTGGAGCTCCCCCTCCGGTTGCTCGTCATGGGGGACTTTCTCGGGCGCGAGGTGGACGAAGACGTCGCCGACCGCGAGATCATCAACATCAACAAGGAGAACTTCGAGGACGTCATGCGCTCGAGCAACCTGAACCTCGAGTTCACCGTGGCGGACAAGCTCCGCGGCGGGGACAACGAGATGAAGGTGCAGCTCCACTTCGACAGCATGAAGTCGTTCAGTCCCGAACAGGTGGCCCGGCAGATCCCCGAGCTGGACCGGCTGCTGGCGGCACGCAACCTGCTGCAAGACCTGCGCAACCGCCTCATCAGCATGGGCGAGTTTCGACGGGAACTGGAGAAGGTCGTCAAGGACGAAGCGCTGCGCGAGAAGCTGCTCAGCGAGCTGGGCCAGCTCATCTCCGAGGAGGAAGCCGCCTCCGGAGACGAAGAGGCGTCGTGA
- the tssF gene encoding type VI secretion system baseplate subunit TssF, whose product MSRRYFEEEMRYLHEAGKLFAEAHPEQARFLNIDSVTDRDPYVERLFEGFAFLTGRIREQLDDELPQYTESLCRLLFPHFLKPVPALTLVQFTPRPGEVQETRVVERGTEVRSEPVGERQTVCRFVTTQAVRLQPLALEEAALQWQPGGISTALLRFRLDDRADPGRLRLSPLRLHFHADPTVASLMHLFFTRHVSRVEIAGLTPTGTETHPITLHGPAWVRPGGLDDDESLLPDTPHVFGGFRLLQEYFAFRRKFWCVDLYGLDRYRPGSSGTTFLVKVHFDRSYPEDKRFRTEDVRLFCTPAVNLFEADAEPILVDHRVSEYRVVADVRRQQEVEVYDVVGGVAVDERTRRRRRYVPFYGFEHMSSPETRYFVPSTRFGLTGRFETYVSLDTLEQEQIDLAPETLSLEIRCTNGSLPREKLRERMIRQLAPEVPKLAEPSNLTQPTLILYPPLRERRHFFWQLISHWSLNFRTLASAEALKGLLELYDWTGTDANRRRIAGLREVRWRPKEVLRRNSVLRGAEVVVRVQEGHFADEGDVCLFGLVLSRFLSTFATINSFVHLTIEMVPSGTTYQWQPEKGTRPTL is encoded by the coding sequence ATGTCCCGCCGCTATTTCGAAGAGGAGATGCGCTACCTGCATGAGGCCGGCAAGCTCTTTGCCGAGGCCCATCCCGAACAGGCGCGTTTCCTGAATATCGACAGCGTCACGGACCGCGACCCGTACGTCGAACGGCTCTTCGAGGGGTTTGCCTTCCTGACCGGCCGGATCCGCGAGCAACTCGACGACGAACTGCCGCAGTACACCGAAAGCCTCTGCCGGCTGCTCTTCCCTCACTTTCTCAAGCCGGTGCCCGCCCTGACCCTCGTGCAGTTCACCCCGCGACCGGGCGAGGTCCAGGAGACGAGGGTCGTCGAGCGCGGCACCGAGGTGCGTTCGGAGCCGGTAGGCGAGCGCCAGACCGTCTGCCGCTTCGTCACGACGCAGGCCGTGCGCCTGCAGCCGCTGGCGCTCGAGGAGGCGGCCCTGCAGTGGCAGCCGGGCGGCATCAGCACCGCCCTGCTGCGCTTCCGCCTGGACGACCGGGCCGACCCCGGCCGCCTGCGCCTGAGCCCGCTCCGCCTCCACTTCCACGCCGACCCGACCGTCGCTTCCCTGATGCACCTCTTCTTCACCCGGCATGTGAGCCGGGTCGAGATCGCCGGGCTGACCCCCACCGGCACGGAAACCCACCCGATCACCCTGCACGGACCCGCCTGGGTGCGCCCCGGCGGGCTCGACGACGACGAAAGCCTCCTGCCCGACACGCCCCACGTCTTCGGCGGCTTCCGCCTGCTGCAGGAGTATTTCGCCTTCCGCCGCAAGTTCTGGTGCGTCGACCTCTACGGCCTCGACCGGTACCGCCCCGGCTCCTCCGGCACCACCTTCCTCGTGAAGGTGCACTTCGACCGGTCCTACCCCGAGGACAAACGGTTCCGCACCGAAGACGTGCGGCTCTTCTGCACCCCCGCCGTGAACCTCTTCGAGGCCGACGCCGAGCCCATCCTGGTCGATCACCGGGTCTCCGAATACCGGGTGGTGGCCGACGTGCGGCGCCAGCAGGAAGTGGAGGTCTATGACGTCGTGGGCGGGGTGGCCGTCGACGAGCGGACCCGCCGCCGGCGGCGCTACGTGCCGTTCTACGGCTTCGAACACATGAGCAGCCCGGAGACGCGCTACTTCGTTCCCTCCACCCGCTTCGGGCTGACCGGGCGCTTCGAGACGTACGTCTCCCTCGACACGCTCGAACAGGAGCAGATCGACCTGGCACCCGAGACCCTCTCGCTCGAGATCAGGTGTACGAACGGCTCCCTGCCGCGCGAAAAGCTCCGTGAGCGGATGATCCGCCAGCTCGCCCCCGAGGTGCCGAAGCTGGCCGAACCCTCCAACCTGACGCAGCCCACGCTGATCCTCTACCCCCCGCTCCGGGAGCGCCGGCATTTCTTCTGGCAACTGATCTCGCACTGGTCGCTCAACTTTCGCACGCTGGCCAGTGCCGAAGCCCTGAAGGGGCTGCTGGAACTGTATGACTGGACCGGCACGGACGCCAACCGCCGGCGCATCGCGGGCCTGCGCGAGGTGCGCTGGCGGCCGAAGGAGGTGCTCCGTCGCAACAGCGTCCTGCGCGGCGCCGAGGTGGTCGTCCGGGTGCAGGAAGGCCACTTCGCCGACGAAGGCGACGTGTGCCTTTTCGGCCTCGTGCTGAGCCGCTTCCTCTCGACGTTCGCCACGATCAACTCCTTCGTCCATCTGACGATCGAAATGGTGCCCTCGGGCACGACGTACCAATGGCAGCCGGAGAAAGGGACAAGGCCGACACTTTGA
- the tssC gene encoding type VI secretion system contractile sheath large subunit, whose product MAEAQANQQAGAQVETLEGKESLLDSILAKVDVRAPKEAVRIEEFKEEKAIAEKDRGQMMAAAIKVFVEAIVQQGRPLEKIDKYLVDGLIAQIDRKLSEQLDEVLHHPKFQELESAWRGLKLLVDRTDFRKNVKIELLNVSKDDLRESFEDSPELIQSALYRHVYTNAYDQPGADPYAAIITNYEFENTPQDIALLQNASKVAASAHCPFIASVGPKFFGKESMEEWKKIPDLTAYMETADYIKWNAFRQTEDARYVGLCFPRYMARLPYGPDTVPVKDFNYTENVTGADHDKYLWGNSTFCFAANMVRAFMTDGWCVQIRGPEAGGKVEDLPVHLYDVGKGKQMKIPTEVPISETLEFECANLGFIPLSHYQGRDYAVFFSANSTQKPTLYDDPQATANSRINARLPYIFLASRISHYLKVIQRENIGAAKDAGVIEQELNRWLKGLVTDMPNPGPDIIAKYPLRAAEVRVEELEDNPGFFRVKSMLMPHFQIEGMDISISLVGKMPKK is encoded by the coding sequence ATGGCAGAAGCACAAGCAAACCAGCAGGCGGGAGCACAGGTCGAGACCCTCGAAGGAAAGGAGAGCCTGCTCGACAGCATCCTGGCGAAGGTGGACGTCCGGGCACCGAAGGAGGCCGTCCGGATCGAGGAGTTCAAGGAAGAGAAGGCCATCGCGGAGAAGGACCGCGGCCAGATGATGGCGGCGGCGATCAAGGTGTTCGTCGAGGCCATCGTGCAGCAGGGCCGGCCGCTCGAGAAGATTGACAAGTACCTGGTCGACGGGCTCATCGCCCAGATCGACAGGAAACTCAGCGAACAACTCGATGAGGTGTTGCACCATCCCAAGTTTCAGGAGCTCGAGTCGGCCTGGCGCGGGTTGAAACTGCTGGTCGACCGGACCGACTTCCGCAAGAACGTCAAGATCGAACTGCTCAACGTTTCGAAGGACGATCTGCGGGAGTCGTTCGAGGATTCGCCGGAGCTGATCCAGTCCGCCCTCTACCGGCACGTCTACACCAACGCCTACGACCAGCCCGGCGCCGATCCTTATGCGGCCATCATCACGAACTACGAGTTCGAGAACACACCCCAGGACATTGCCCTGTTGCAGAATGCGTCGAAGGTGGCCGCCTCGGCCCACTGCCCCTTCATCGCCTCGGTCGGCCCGAAGTTCTTCGGCAAGGAGTCGATGGAGGAGTGGAAGAAGATCCCGGACCTGACGGCCTACATGGAGACGGCGGACTACATCAAGTGGAATGCCTTCCGGCAGACGGAAGACGCCCGGTACGTGGGGCTCTGCTTCCCGCGCTATATGGCCCGCCTGCCCTACGGCCCGGACACGGTCCCGGTGAAGGATTTCAACTACACGGAGAACGTCACCGGGGCCGACCACGACAAGTACCTCTGGGGGAACTCCACCTTCTGCTTCGCCGCCAACATGGTCCGTGCCTTCATGACGGACGGCTGGTGTGTGCAGATCCGTGGTCCCGAGGCCGGCGGCAAGGTGGAAGACCTGCCCGTGCACCTCTACGACGTGGGCAAGGGCAAACAGATGAAGATCCCGACCGAGGTGCCCATCAGCGAGACGCTGGAGTTCGAGTGCGCCAACCTGGGCTTCATCCCCCTCAGCCATTACCAGGGCCGGGACTACGCCGTCTTCTTCTCGGCCAACTCCACGCAAAAGCCGACCCTCTACGACGACCCGCAGGCGACGGCCAACAGCCGGATCAACGCGCGCCTGCCCTATATCTTCCTGGCCTCGCGCATCTCGCATTACCTGAAGGTGATCCAGCGCGAGAACATCGGGGCGGCCAAGGACGCCGGCGTCATCGAACAGGAACTGAACCGGTGGCTGAAAGGCCTGGTGACGGATATGCCCAACCCGGGGCCGGACATCATCGCCAAGTACCCGCTCCGGGCCGCCGAGGTGCGTGTGGAAGAGCTCGAAGACAACCCCGGCTTCTTCCGCGTCAAGTCCATGCTCATGCCGCATTTCCAGATCGAAGGCATGGACATCAGCATCTCGCTCGTCGGTAAGATGCCGAAGAAGTGA
- a CDS encoding type VI secretion system domain-containing protein, producing the protein ALGDQAPALSGLVSLLNERLRRVPEPEPEPEAPPASRPAPPAGTPAAPAAAPPAAAGAPAEIKAATDAESAVLKAIGFLRNDNPKNPLPYRLLRVLYWSKIPSDPPHENGLTRVQPPNLSRLAVYEQGFQKGLYEDLVRIAESEFPEGSFSFWLTIQRFVGQALEALGAPYAPVAEAVKLELALLLRRVPVLTTLAFADGTPFADPLTVEWVETQVRPLLGSGDGGGAATAAEDHLERLFQEARKKLGTGDLKAALAVMQQEADRDTSDAHRFRRRLYVALLCLRGGQPGVARSTLESLDQQIAHHALDAWDPALALEVWSNLYTCYATLARTPDGEQAGFQEKARQTLDKISRLDVGYALSLLGKK; encoded by the coding sequence GGCGCTGGGGGATCAGGCGCCGGCCCTGAGCGGGCTGGTGTCGCTGTTGAACGAGCGGCTGCGTCGCGTCCCCGAGCCGGAGCCCGAGCCGGAAGCCCCGCCTGCATCCCGGCCGGCACCGCCGGCCGGCACCCCCGCTGCCCCGGCTGCCGCCCCGCCCGCCGCGGCGGGCGCCCCGGCCGAGATCAAAGCCGCCACCGACGCCGAGAGCGCCGTGCTGAAGGCCATCGGCTTCCTGCGCAACGACAACCCGAAAAACCCGCTGCCGTACCGGCTGCTGCGGGTACTCTACTGGAGCAAGATTCCTTCGGACCCGCCCCATGAGAACGGGCTGACGCGGGTGCAACCTCCCAACCTGAGCCGCCTCGCGGTCTACGAGCAGGGATTTCAGAAAGGTCTCTACGAAGACCTGGTGCGCATCGCCGAGTCCGAGTTTCCGGAAGGGAGCTTCTCGTTCTGGCTGACGATCCAGCGTTTCGTCGGGCAGGCGCTGGAGGCGCTGGGCGCGCCCTATGCCCCCGTGGCCGAGGCGGTGAAGCTGGAGCTTGCCCTGCTCCTGCGGCGGGTACCCGTCCTGACGACCCTCGCCTTTGCCGACGGCACCCCGTTCGCCGACCCGCTGACCGTCGAATGGGTCGAGACGCAGGTGAGGCCCCTGCTCGGCAGCGGCGACGGGGGCGGGGCGGCGACCGCCGCCGAGGACCACCTCGAAAGGCTATTTCAGGAGGCCAGGAAGAAGCTCGGCACGGGCGATCTCAAGGCCGCCCTCGCGGTCATGCAACAGGAAGCCGACCGGGACACCTCCGACGCCCACCGCTTCCGGCGGCGCCTCTACGTGGCGCTGCTTTGCCTGCGGGGCGGACAACCGGGCGTGGCCCGCTCGACGCTCGAAAGCCTCGACCAGCAGATCGCCCACCACGCCCTCGACGCCTGGGATCCGGCCCTGGCCCTGGAGGTGTGGTCGAACCTCTACACCTGTTACGCTACGCTGGCCCGTACCCCCGACGGCGAGCAGGCCGGCTTCCAGGAGAAAGCCCGGCAGACGCTCGACAAGATCTCCCGGCTGGACGTCGGCTATGCCCTCTCCCTGCTCGGAAAAAAATGA
- the tssH gene encoding type VI secretion system ATPase TssH, with amino-acid sequence MITKDLKKLLQKLNDTTTRALETAAGFCISRTHYEVTVEHLLLKLMEEGSGDLIRIFNHFDVDTSELWEALLRQLESYRTGNTGRPSFSPILLQLIESAWIVSSVHHGLSEIRSGTLLEALLESEALQAAPYMERLAPVKRDELRDRFFDIVAGSSEDRPSARGPAGRVATDGRPGQPGQTALDLYTTDVTGNARAGKIDPVSGRDEEIRQIIDILSRRRKNNPILVGEPGVGKTAVVEGLALRIVHGDVPDSLKEVEIRGLDLGLLQAGAGVKGEFEQRLKSVIQEVREAPKPTILFIDEAHTLIGAGGAAGTSDAANLLKPALARGELRTIAATTWSEYKKYIEKDPALERRFQLVKIDEPSVDNAVTMLRGLKHKYEEHHGIPISDEAVGAAVQLAARYVAGRQLPDKAVDLLDTATARVKMARSAKPGAIDDLERRLQYLDLKLRAIERDLRGGVRSDEQVLEELNEEKRRLEERLEQLNARWQQERELVEQIVRRREALRAHTGDGRELRAEIARLQRELETLQGESPLLFAEVNTRVVAQVVADWTGIPAGAMEKGEAERLLELEDRLKERIIGQDEAIELVAETIRTAKAGMKNPDTPIAVFLFVGPSGVGKTELARTVAEVVFGGERFLTTINMSEYQEAHTVSQLKGSPPGYVGYGEGGILTEAVRRLPYSVVLLDEVEKAHRDVMNLFYQVFDKGFMRDGEGREIDFKNTIIMMTSNLASDIISYVVTEDERPSPDQLRQAIHQTLAEHFQPALLGRMKVVPFYPLQREPMKGIVRLKLNRIGRLLREAHRMAFTYSDEVVERIAERCTQVDTGARNIDFIIDKNVLPAASKALIARMVEDRLPSKLALGIDELGNFTYTFDDEPVAPAMSPVPGDGAPSAETAPAPDETPAGDDAPEDDA; translated from the coding sequence ATGATTACGAAAGACCTGAAGAAGCTGCTGCAGAAGCTCAACGACACGACCACGCGCGCCCTGGAGACGGCCGCGGGCTTCTGCATCTCGCGCACCCACTACGAGGTGACCGTCGAACACCTCCTGCTCAAGTTGATGGAGGAGGGATCGGGCGACCTGATCCGCATCTTCAACCACTTCGACGTCGATACGAGCGAGCTCTGGGAGGCGTTGTTGCGCCAGCTGGAGAGCTACCGCACCGGCAATACCGGGCGGCCCTCCTTCTCCCCCATCCTGCTCCAGCTCATCGAGTCCGCCTGGATCGTTTCGTCGGTACATCACGGCCTGTCCGAGATCCGCTCCGGGACGCTGCTGGAGGCCCTGCTCGAAAGCGAGGCGCTGCAGGCGGCGCCCTACATGGAACGGCTCGCACCCGTGAAACGGGATGAGCTGCGGGACCGGTTCTTCGACATCGTAGCCGGCTCCTCCGAGGACCGGCCGTCCGCACGCGGTCCGGCCGGGCGGGTCGCCACGGACGGACGACCCGGGCAGCCGGGGCAGACCGCCCTCGACCTGTACACGACCGACGTGACCGGCAACGCCCGGGCGGGCAAGATCGACCCCGTCTCGGGGCGGGATGAGGAGATCCGCCAGATCATCGACATCCTGAGCCGCCGCCGCAAGAACAACCCGATCCTCGTGGGCGAGCCCGGCGTGGGCAAGACCGCCGTCGTCGAGGGGCTGGCACTGCGCATCGTGCACGGCGACGTGCCGGACAGCCTCAAGGAGGTCGAGATCCGGGGGCTGGACCTGGGCCTGCTGCAGGCCGGGGCAGGCGTCAAGGGCGAGTTCGAACAGCGGCTCAAGTCGGTGATTCAGGAGGTGCGCGAGGCGCCGAAGCCGACGATCCTGTTCATCGACGAGGCGCACACGCTCATCGGGGCCGGCGGCGCCGCCGGCACCAGCGACGCGGCCAACCTGCTCAAACCGGCTCTGGCCCGCGGCGAGCTGCGTACCATCGCCGCCACCACCTGGTCCGAATACAAGAAATACATCGAAAAGGACCCGGCCCTGGAGCGCCGCTTCCAGCTCGTCAAGATCGACGAGCCCTCGGTCGACAATGCCGTCACGATGCTGCGGGGGCTCAAGCACAAGTATGAGGAGCACCACGGCATCCCCATCTCCGACGAAGCCGTCGGGGCCGCCGTGCAACTCGCCGCGCGCTACGTGGCCGGGCGGCAGCTCCCGGACAAGGCGGTGGACCTGCTGGACACGGCCACGGCCCGCGTGAAGATGGCCCGCTCGGCCAAGCCCGGCGCCATCGACGATCTCGAACGGCGCCTGCAGTACCTCGACCTGAAGCTGCGCGCCATCGAACGGGACCTGCGCGGCGGCGTGCGCTCGGATGAACAGGTGCTCGAAGAGCTCAACGAGGAAAAAAGGCGCCTGGAGGAACGGCTCGAGCAGCTCAACGCCCGCTGGCAGCAGGAACGGGAACTGGTCGAACAGATCGTGCGCCGCCGCGAGGCGCTGCGTGCCCACACCGGCGACGGGCGCGAGCTGCGCGCCGAGATCGCCCGGCTGCAGCGGGAGCTGGAAACGCTCCAGGGCGAGAGCCCGCTGCTCTTCGCCGAGGTCAACACCCGCGTCGTGGCCCAGGTCGTGGCCGACTGGACCGGCATCCCGGCCGGGGCCATGGAAAAGGGCGAGGCCGAACGCCTGCTCGAACTCGAAGACCGGCTCAAGGAACGCATCATCGGCCAGGATGAAGCCATCGAACTGGTGGCCGAGACCATCCGCACCGCCAAAGCCGGCATGAAGAACCCGGATACGCCCATCGCCGTGTTCCTCTTCGTCGGGCCGAGCGGTGTCGGCAAGACCGAGCTGGCCCGGACCGTGGCGGAGGTCGTCTTCGGCGGCGAGCGTTTCCTGACCACCATCAACATGTCGGAGTACCAGGAAGCCCACACCGTCTCCCAGCTGAAGGGCTCGCCGCCCGGCTACGTCGGCTACGGCGAGGGCGGCATCCTCACGGAGGCCGTCCGGCGCCTGCCCTACTCCGTCGTTCTGCTCGACGAGGTCGAAAAGGCCCACCGCGACGTCATGAACCTGTTCTACCAGGTCTTCGACAAGGGCTTCATGCGCGACGGCGAGGGGCGCGAGATCGACTTCAAGAACACCATCATCATGATGACCTCGAACCTGGCCTCGGACATCATCTCCTATGTGGTCACGGAAGACGAGCGTCCCTCGCCCGACCAGCTGCGCCAGGCCATCCACCAGACCCTGGCCGAGCACTTCCAGCCGGCCCTGCTGGGCCGCATGAAAGTGGTGCCGTTCTACCCGCTCCAGCGTGAACCGATGAAGGGCATCGTTCGCCTCAAGCTGAACCGCATCGGCAGGCTGCTGCGCGAGGCCCACCGCATGGCGTTCACCTACAGCGACGAGGTCGTCGAGCGCATCGCCGAGCGCTGCACCCAGGTGGACACCGGCGCCCGCAACATCGACTTCATCATCGACAAAAACGTCTTGCCGGCCGCGTCGAAGGCCCTGATCGCCCGCATGGTGGAGGATCGCCTGCCCTCGAAGCTGGCCCTGGGCATCGACGAGCTCGGCAACTTCACCTATACCTTCGACGACGAACCGGTGGCCCCGGCGATGTCCCCGGTGCCGGGTGACGGCGCCCCGTCTGCCGAGACGGCGCCGGCGCCGGACGAAACCCCGGCGGGCGACGACGCACCGGAAGACGACGCCTAA
- the tssE gene encoding type VI secretion system baseplate subunit TssE, which translates to MQAGLYDVLRGRFYGGTKLADVPERELRIQSVMSNLNRLFNTRQGSLAHLPDYGLPEAATIYRDAEYPIEELRKNIKEVVEKYEPRLRRVYITHQGTDDDRFRLSFLITAELERGERVRFQTTFATNDLVHVRRWRAA; encoded by the coding sequence ATGCAAGCCGGCCTCTACGACGTGCTGCGCGGGCGGTTCTACGGCGGCACGAAGCTCGCAGACGTGCCCGAGCGTGAGCTCCGCATCCAGAGCGTGATGAGCAACCTGAACCGGCTCTTCAACACGCGCCAGGGTTCGCTCGCCCACCTCCCGGACTACGGCCTGCCCGAAGCGGCGACCATCTATCGCGACGCCGAATATCCCATCGAGGAGCTCCGCAAGAACATCAAGGAGGTGGTGGAAAAGTACGAGCCCCGCCTCCGCCGGGTCTACATCACGCACCAGGGTACGGACGACGACCGGTTTCGCCTCTCCTTCCTCATCACCGCCGAGCTCGAGCGGGGCGAACGCGTCCGGTTCCAGACGACGTTTGCCACGAACGACCTGGTGCACGTGCGGCGCTGGCGGGCCGCATGA
- a CDS encoding Hcp family type VI secretion system effector: protein MAEQIFCSFDGNKEIKGDVRKEGYEEWIRVESLAFGAFRGYDRGTQKVNMDREYNISFSKKVDKASMPLMKAFSEGKKFDEVKFVLFRTEGMETKPYLTYTFKEVYVTNVNMGAAEGSSSESENVIFAFDEVSGLFHDGNLEFSDKYERL from the coding sequence ATGGCGGAACAGATCTTTTGCAGCTTCGACGGCAACAAAGAGATCAAGGGAGACGTCCGGAAGGAAGGCTATGAGGAGTGGATCCGGGTAGAGAGTCTGGCCTTCGGTGCGTTCCGGGGATATGACCGCGGCACGCAGAAGGTGAACATGGACCGGGAGTACAACATCAGCTTCAGCAAGAAGGTCGACAAGGCCTCGATGCCGCTGATGAAGGCCTTCTCGGAGGGGAAGAAGTTCGATGAGGTCAAGTTCGTGCTGTTCCGGACGGAGGGGATGGAGACGAAGCCGTACCTGACCTACACGTTCAAGGAAGTCTACGTGACCAACGTCAACATGGGAGCCGCGGAAGGCTCCAGCTCCGAGAGCGAAAACGTGATATTTGCCTTCGACGAGGTGTCCGGGCTTTTCCACGACGGCAACCTCGAGTTCTCGGACAAGTACGAACGGCTCTGA
- the tssG gene encoding type VI secretion system baseplate subunit TssG: MTDEAGRGEPRADGSTSAFPPQEGVYGRLFREGYAFDFYQAVRLLERYFADAPGPGETAELRRERIFFRPDVAIVFPPTDVRRIEARRREPCADVVLTFMGLYGIGSPLPVYFYDELASEDRETLPLRDFLDIFNHRLYAYFYRAWKKYRPVVRRREGTRTPEDDPHLRRFLCVAGLGTRGALDRFPLASPMRLAAFAGLLSPQVRHAEGLQKLLSAMLETVPVRIEENVLRWVRIPRRGRLGRGDGGLRLGKDATLGERVPDASGLFRVVLGPLRFDDFQAYLPGASRARLVDDLVRLYAPDYLDYDVELRLDTTTIPPVRLGSRDVRLGQTTWLGKPKTPTLAHRVRYAPAA, translated from the coding sequence TTGACCGATGAGGCCGGCCGCGGCGAACCCCGGGCGGACGGAAGCACATCGGCTTTCCCCCCGCAGGAGGGCGTCTATGGCCGCCTCTTTCGGGAAGGCTATGCCTTCGATTTTTACCAGGCAGTGCGCCTGCTCGAGCGCTACTTCGCCGACGCGCCCGGGCCGGGCGAGACGGCGGAGCTGCGTCGCGAGCGCATCTTCTTCCGCCCGGACGTGGCCATCGTCTTCCCCCCCACCGACGTCCGGCGCATCGAGGCCCGCCGCCGCGAGCCCTGTGCCGACGTCGTGCTGACCTTCATGGGGCTCTACGGCATCGGCTCGCCCCTGCCCGTCTATTTCTACGACGAGCTGGCCAGCGAGGACCGCGAAACGCTGCCCCTGCGGGACTTTCTCGACATCTTCAACCACCGGCTCTACGCCTACTTCTACCGCGCCTGGAAAAAGTACCGCCCGGTCGTTCGACGCCGGGAGGGGACCCGCACGCCGGAGGACGACCCGCACCTGAGGCGTTTCCTCTGCGTCGCCGGCCTGGGGACCCGGGGGGCGCTGGACCGCTTCCCGCTGGCGAGTCCGATGCGGCTGGCAGCCTTCGCCGGGTTGCTTTCTCCGCAGGTCCGCCATGCCGAGGGGCTGCAAAAGCTGCTCTCGGCGATGCTCGAGACGGTCCCGGTCCGGATCGAGGAGAACGTGCTGCGCTGGGTACGCATTCCCCGGCGGGGCCGGCTCGGCCGGGGGGACGGCGGCCTCCGCCTGGGGAAGGACGCCACGCTCGGCGAGCGGGTGCCGGATGCCTCCGGCCTGTTCCGCGTCGTGCTGGGTCCCCTCCGTTTCGATGACTTCCAGGCGTATTTGCCGGGCGCGTCCCGGGCCCGCCTGGTCGACGACCTGGTGCGGCTCTACGCGCCGGACTACCTCGACTACGACGTCGAGCTCCGGCTGGACACGACGACGATCCCGCCGGTGCGCCTCGGAAGCCGGGACGTCCGGCTCGGGCAGACCACCTGGCTCGGCAAACCGAAGACCCCTACCCTCGCGCACCGGGTGCGATACGCGCCGGCTGCCTGA